A single genomic interval of Lathyrus oleraceus cultivar Zhongwan6 chromosome 7, CAAS_Psat_ZW6_1.0, whole genome shotgun sequence harbors:
- the LOC127105270 gene encoding L-ascorbate peroxidase, cytosolic, with protein sequence MGKSYPTVSPDYQKAIEKAKRKLRGFIAEKKCAPLILRLAWHSAGTFDSKTKTGGPFGTIKHQAELAHGANNGLDIAVRLLEPIKEQFPIVSYADFYQLAGVVAVEITGGPEVPFHPGREDKPEPPPEGRLPDATKGSDHLRDVFGKAMGLSDQDIVALSGGHTIGAAHKERSGFEGPWTSNPLIFDNSYFTELLTGEKDGLLQLPSDKALLTDSVFRPLVEKYAADEDVFFADYAEAHLKLSELGFAEA encoded by the exons ATGGGAAAATCTTACCCAACTGTTAGTCCCGATTACCAGAAGGCCATTGAAAAGGCTAAGAGGAAGCTCAGAGGTTTTATCGCTGAGAAGAAATGCGCTCCTCTAATTCTCCGTTTGGC ATGGCACTCTGCTGGTACTTTTGATTCCAAGACAAAGACTGGTGGTCCTTTCGGAACAATTAAGCACCAAGCTGAGCTTGCTCATGGTGCTAACAACGGTCTTGATATCGCGGTTAGGCTGTTGGAGCCTATTAAGGAGCAATTCCCTATTGTGAGCTATGCTGATTTCTACCAG TTGGCTGGTGTTGTTGCTGTTGAGATTACCGGTGGACCTGAAGTTCCTTTCCACCCTGGTAGGGAG GACAAGCCTGAGCCACCACCTGAGGGTCGCTTGCCTGATGCCACTAAGG GTTCTGACCATTTGAGGGATGTGTTTGGAAAGGCTATGGGGCTTAGTGATCAGGACATTGTTGCTCTATCTGGTGGTCACACCATT GGAGCTGCACACAAGGAGCGTTCTGGATTTGAGGGACCATGGACTTCTAATCCTCTCATTTTTGACAACTCATATTTCAC TGAGTTGTTGACTGGTGAGAAGGATGGCCTTCTTCAGTTGCCAAGTGATAAGGCACTTTTGACTGACTCTGTATTCCGCCCTCTTGTTGAGAAATATGCTGCG GATGAAGATGTTTTCTTTGCTGATTATGCTGAAGCACATCTTAAGCTCTCTGAGCTTGG ATTTGCTGAAGCCTAA